A portion of the Musa acuminata AAA Group cultivar baxijiao chromosome BXJ1-1, Cavendish_Baxijiao_AAA, whole genome shotgun sequence genome contains these proteins:
- the LOC103998817 gene encoding la-related protein 1C isoform X1, with product MSQASDPSPFSSDAAWNPPPEPPERSSPPGETCDAAVGWRTAESEEHRNGGNAAGDRGWTPAWSVPANGASEAGPVMGADCWPSLPESASRVSIRSSSLDSLMALSDGPSAAAALGSMIASSQMKLNAKSTNPISSQDHDALGRQGPNSSPNLMKRRGGTGSSSAANHGPGASQEPHFISEMPPVSVDTFQGSSPQGIADHGNSNLGRHRRDEFLPQLQSGSNNQRSGYGGNKRGNAHHRRHGSRRDQEQGGYDWSGPRGFSGRDSHMLMPLPQQRGQSQPFIRAPPPPTTAPFVGMPPYFRPFVSPVGYPEFHSALYYLPPPPPTDTLRSMPFIAHQLPHMNPPAMFLPPADHQRFMLVKQIEYYFSPDNLCKDLFLRRNMDDQGWVPISLIASFNRVKQLTRDMPHILDAVRGSTVVEVQGEKIRKRGDWMKWMMPPTPNQYDLASGSQSPLTPGYDSVIAHMHTFGLDEGSSHHSMS from the exons ATGTCGCAGGCATCTGATCCCTCCCCGTTCTCTTCCGACGCGGCGTGGAACCCTCCCCCGGAACCCCCCGAGCGGTCCTCGCCGCCCGGGGAGACATGCGATGCCGCCGTCGGCTGGCGGACGGCGGAGAGCGAGGAGCACAGGAACGGCGGCAATGCGGCCGGAGACCGCGGGTGGACGCCGGCTTGGAGCGTGCCGGCCAATGGAGCTAGCGAGGCGGGTCCGGTGATGGGGGCGGACTGTTGGCCCTCGCTCCCAGAGTCCGCGTCGAGGGTGTCTATCAGATCCTCGTCTTTGGACTCGTTGATGGCTCTCTCGGATGGACCATCGGCCGCTGCTGCCCTG GGATCTATGATCGCTTCTTCCCAGATGAAGCTAAATGCTAAGAGCACAAACCCAATTTCTTCCCAGGATCATGATGCTCTTGGTCGCCAGGGGCCTAATTCGAGCCCTAATTTAATGAAGAGACGTGGTGGCACTGGCAGCAGTTCAGCAGCTAATCATGGTCCTGGAGCATCTCAAGAACCTCATTTTATTTCGGAGATGCCTCCAGTCAGTGTAGACACATTTCAGGGATCTTCTCCGCAGGGTATTGCCGACCACGGTAATAGCAATTTGGGTCGGCATAGGAGAGATGAGTTCTTGCCGCAGCTGCAAAGCGGCAGCAATAACCAGAGAAGCGGTTATGGTGGCAACAAAAGGGGAAATGCCCACCATAGGCGCCACGGTAGCCGGCGCGATCAGGAGCAGGGTGGCTATGACTGGAGTGGTCCTCGAGGTTTTAGTGGTAGAGATTCACACATGTTGATGCCACTGCCTCAACAGCGGGGACAGTCACAACCATTCATTCGAGCACCTCCACCGCCCACCACGGCACCTTTTGTTGGCATGCCACCATATTTTCGGCCTTTCGTGAGCCCCGTGGGCTACCCTG AATTTCATTCTGCTCTTTATTATCTGCCGCCACCTCCACCTACTGACACACTTAGAAGCATGCCTTTCATTGCCCATCAACTGCCCCATATGAATCCCCCAGCAATGTTTCTTCCTCCAGCAGATCATCAGCGCTTCATGTTGGTCAAACAGATAGAATACTATTTCAG TCCTGATAATCTTTGCAAGGACCTTTTCCTGCGAAGGAATATGGATGATCAAGGTTGGGTTCCTATCTCCTTAATTGCTAGCTTTAATCGG GTCAAACAGTTGACAAGGGACATGCCACATATATTGGATGCAGTACGAGGTTCAACAGTGGTAGAAGTGCAG GGTGAGAAAATAAGGAAACGTGGTGATTGGATGAAATGGATGATGCCACCAACCCCAAATCAGTATGATCTTGCTTCTGGTTCCCAATCTCCACTAACACCAGGCTATGATTCAGTCATTGCTCACATGCATACTTTTGGACTAGACGAGGGTTCTTCCCATCATAGTATGAGTTAG
- the LOC103998817 gene encoding la-related protein 1C isoform X2, giving the protein MSQASDPSPFSSDAAWNPPPEPPERSSPPGETCDAAVGWRTAESEEHRNGGNAAGDRGWTPAWSVPANGASEAGPVMGADCWPSLPESASRVSIRSSSLDSLMALSDGPSAAAALGSMIASSQMKLNAKSTNPISSQDHDALGRQGPNSSPNLMKRRGGTGSSSAANHGPGASQEPHFISEMPPVSVDTFQGSSPQGIADHGNSNLGRHRRDEFLPQLQSGSNNQRSGYGGNKRGNAHHRRHGSRRDQEQGGYDWSGPRGFSGRDSHMLMPLPQQRGQSQPFIRAPPPPTTAPFVGMPPYFRPFVSPVGYPAMFLPPADHQRFMLVKQIEYYFSPDNLCKDLFLRRNMDDQGWVPISLIASFNRVKQLTRDMPHILDAVRGSTVVEVQGEKIRKRGDWMKWMMPPTPNQYDLASGSQSPLTPGYDSVIAHMHTFGLDEGSSHHSMS; this is encoded by the exons ATGTCGCAGGCATCTGATCCCTCCCCGTTCTCTTCCGACGCGGCGTGGAACCCTCCCCCGGAACCCCCCGAGCGGTCCTCGCCGCCCGGGGAGACATGCGATGCCGCCGTCGGCTGGCGGACGGCGGAGAGCGAGGAGCACAGGAACGGCGGCAATGCGGCCGGAGACCGCGGGTGGACGCCGGCTTGGAGCGTGCCGGCCAATGGAGCTAGCGAGGCGGGTCCGGTGATGGGGGCGGACTGTTGGCCCTCGCTCCCAGAGTCCGCGTCGAGGGTGTCTATCAGATCCTCGTCTTTGGACTCGTTGATGGCTCTCTCGGATGGACCATCGGCCGCTGCTGCCCTG GGATCTATGATCGCTTCTTCCCAGATGAAGCTAAATGCTAAGAGCACAAACCCAATTTCTTCCCAGGATCATGATGCTCTTGGTCGCCAGGGGCCTAATTCGAGCCCTAATTTAATGAAGAGACGTGGTGGCACTGGCAGCAGTTCAGCAGCTAATCATGGTCCTGGAGCATCTCAAGAACCTCATTTTATTTCGGAGATGCCTCCAGTCAGTGTAGACACATTTCAGGGATCTTCTCCGCAGGGTATTGCCGACCACGGTAATAGCAATTTGGGTCGGCATAGGAGAGATGAGTTCTTGCCGCAGCTGCAAAGCGGCAGCAATAACCAGAGAAGCGGTTATGGTGGCAACAAAAGGGGAAATGCCCACCATAGGCGCCACGGTAGCCGGCGCGATCAGGAGCAGGGTGGCTATGACTGGAGTGGTCCTCGAGGTTTTAGTGGTAGAGATTCACACATGTTGATGCCACTGCCTCAACAGCGGGGACAGTCACAACCATTCATTCGAGCACCTCCACCGCCCACCACGGCACCTTTTGTTGGCATGCCACCATATTTTCGGCCTTTCGTGAGCCCCGTGGGCTACCCTG CAATGTTTCTTCCTCCAGCAGATCATCAGCGCTTCATGTTGGTCAAACAGATAGAATACTATTTCAG TCCTGATAATCTTTGCAAGGACCTTTTCCTGCGAAGGAATATGGATGATCAAGGTTGGGTTCCTATCTCCTTAATTGCTAGCTTTAATCGG GTCAAACAGTTGACAAGGGACATGCCACATATATTGGATGCAGTACGAGGTTCAACAGTGGTAGAAGTGCAG GGTGAGAAAATAAGGAAACGTGGTGATTGGATGAAATGGATGATGCCACCAACCCCAAATCAGTATGATCTTGCTTCTGGTTCCCAATCTCCACTAACACCAGGCTATGATTCAGTCATTGCTCACATGCATACTTTTGGACTAGACGAGGGTTCTTCCCATCATAGTATGAGTTAG